The genomic segment TTCAAGGCGCGCCGGCAGGAAATCCGGTTGCGCCGCCAGCAGCGCCTCGTATTCGTTGGCCGCGCGGCGGTGATTGCCGCCTACCCGCGCCAGGCTGCCCTGCGCGTAGTGGCGCAGCAACGGGTCGTGGCCGGGCAGTTCGATGTATTCGTCCAGGAAGCGTTGCGCGGCGCCCCATTGCTGATGCTGCAGCGACAGGTACAGCGCCTGGCCCAGATCGTCGACGGTGCGCTCCACGCGCAGGGTCTGGCCGTCGATGGTGATGGTCGGCCGCTCCGACTCGGCCTGCCGCAGGCGCTGCTGGTCCTGCTGCTGGTGGCGCAGTTCGCTGCCCTGCTCAAGCACGCGACGCAGATCATCCTGCTGGGCGCGCACTTCGGCAGCGGCCAGCAACAGGATCACAAGGAAGATGGGATGGCGCATGGTCGATCCGTGGTGGTGCATGCAGCGGGCCGAAGCAGGGACTGGCGGATCGCGGCTTGTCCCTGCCCTGCCCCGTCAGGGGCGTGGCAATCAGTTCTTGCTGCCGCCGAAGGCGGTGTCGTACTGGCTGTTGCCGGCGAAGGTGGCGATGCCGGCCAGGGTGGCGGCGTTGGCGCCGAAGAACTGGCCCTGGGTGGTGCCGTTGACGCTGCCATTGACGTTGGCCGAACCGGCGAACGATGCGTCGGCACTGTTGATGTTGGCAACGATGGCCAGATTCAGGCCATTGCCGGACAGTGCACCATCCAGGGTGCCGGCACCGAAGTCGGCGTCGAAGGTGCCGCTCAGCAGGTTGCTGCCGTTGAACTTGTTCAGGCCAGCCACGGTGTAGGACGCCACACCGGCGGGCAGCGTGGTGCCGGCGCGGTCACCGACGAAGTAGACCTGGCGGTTGTTGAAGCCACCGGCGGCGC from the Stenotrophomonas maltophilia genome contains:
- a CDS encoding Slam-dependent surface lipoprotein, translating into MKMISRSVLAVAASLALVGAAHAADIVGAASAKTDAELYVAVGESQVNGGPHRAGKAGIGVGTVSQAKPVDFQGLSAYSAPTTVNGVTVRTLAMPITGAPGSHAGMGHFNFVKVGSGDVWFGEWSKDGAAGGFNNRQVYFVGDRAGTTLPAGVASYTVAGLNKFNGSNLLSGTFDADFGAGTLDGALSGNGLNLAIVANINSADASFAGSANVNGSVNGTTQGQFFGANAATLAGIATFAGNSQYDTAFGGSKN